ATCTGCAAGGGTTACTCGGTCCCTCCAACGCTGTGGTGCGCGGTGACGAACTATGGTTCTACTACACAGGCACCAAGCAGTACGCCTTCATCACCTCCGGCGACGTGCCGGGATATGACGACTACCATCCCGATAGCGGTGCGGTCTGTTTGGCGGTCCTGCGGCGCGACGGGTTCATCTCCCTTGATGCTGGAAAGGAAGTTGGGATCATTTGCACGGAGCCCTTTACGCTGAATGGTGATTCCCTCTTCGTCAATGTCGATGTGCCTAACGGCGAACTGGGCGTTGAAATGCTTTCCGCCGATGGCGATACACTCGCCGCCTCCGCCCGACTTCACGGTGATTACCCTGCTGCACGGATTGCATGGACTGAAGGCAATATCGCTGATTTTATGGGGCAAACTATCCGCCTCCGCCTCACTCTTCAAAACGGACGGTTTTACTCCTACTGGCTCGATTCAACCTCGACTTAAATTTGAAAGGGGTTCAAAAATGAAAGGGATTGTTTTTTTAGGTAACCGCCAATGTGCTGTTAAAGAGGTTCCTACCCCGGAGCCGGGAAATGGAGAAGTTCGGATTAAGATGAAGGTTTCGGGGATCTGTGGAAGTGATCTCCACGTGTATAGACCCGCAGAACCAAGAGATTGGGTCCAAGGGCACGAATCGGCCGGAGTTGTTGAAAAATTAGGTCCGAATGTAACCAACCTCAAAGTGGGGGATCGGGTGACCGTCCATCACCATCAAGGGTGTGGACAGTGCTACTACTGTTCGTTGGGCGATTTCGTATGGTGCCCTGACGATAAAGTGGTCAGCGGGGCATTTGGTGAGTATGTCGTTGCAAATGAACGGAATTGTGTGGTACTCCCAGATCAGATTGACTTCATCGACGGTCCATTTTTCGCCTGTGTCGGAACCACAGCGTCAATATTTCCCACAAACAATCGCCGTATACGGTCTAGGTCCTGTCGGGTTGAGCACGGTGCGTATTGCAAAGTCAATGGGAGCGCAAGTTATCGGAGTTGATGTCATGGAGGAACGCATCGAGGTTGCCGAGAAGTGCGGTGCGGATGCTACCGTCAATGCCGCCACAGAAGATCCAGTTGAAGCCGTGGTCGCGTTCAGTGGGACGGAGGGCGTGGACTACGTTGTCGAAACCTCCGGCAGCGCCGGTGGTCGAAGCAGCATCATCCCGTCGCTTCGCCGTGAGGGGAAAGCCGCACTCGTCGGTGTCGGGAGCGATGATAAGGTCATCAATCCGGGCGACATGGTCTATCGCCGAATCACCCTGATGGGATCGGTCGTATTCCCCATTGGATGGCTGAAAGATTTCGTGCGGTACTGCGCCCAAACGGGATTGACGTTTGCACCTGCAGTAACACACCATTTCCGCGTTGATGACGGCGTCGAGGCACTCCGTGTCGCCGACGAATCGAGATGCGGCAAAGTGGTATTTGATTGGGATTAGCAATTCTAAGAGACAGGGATAAATATAATGGAAACAACCGTCAAACAGTGGCTGGACGAAAGTCGCAAAAAACTTCAAGCGGGTAACCTCACGGAAACCGACCTTCAACGGTTGGAGGCGCTTCTGACCGAACCAAGACAGCTGGTATTGTATCTCTATTCAAAGTCGACAAACATGCGTTCAGCGATTGCCAGTTGGGCACTGTATGACCCGACAGTACCCTATGAACCCACGCTGCCATCACAGGATGTGCCATACGATTCGGTTATCGAAGCGGTCAACGATGGATGGCGGATTGTTCAATTTCCGAGAGCGGAACTCTACCAATTTTCGGATATTGACAATACCTATCTGGGTTACGAATTCATCTTGGAAAAATCGGCTTCAGACTTGTAATAGGAGGAAACGATGAACGATATTCAACCCACTATGGACGACAGCCAAGTGATGGATTTTGTTTCAAAAGGTGCCGTAGTGCTGGAAGGGGTCGTCTCCGACGAGTTCAATCGTCAATGCGAAACTTTGCCGGGCGGCAGAATCAACGAATTCGCTTGTGCTCCCGGATTTCGGAGCGAAGTGCTTTTGCACCCGGAAGTCGCTGGTGTCCCCCGCTCGCTGCTCGGACGAAATTTCTTTATGCCAATAACCGCGCACCATCATCTG
This genomic stretch from Candidatus Poribacteria bacterium harbors:
- a CDS encoding zinc-binding dehydrogenase → MGAQVIGVDVMEERIEVAEKCGADATVNAATEDPVEAVVAFSGTEGVDYVVETSGSAGGRSSIIPSLRREGKAALVGVGSDDKVINPGDMVYRRITLMGSVVFPIGWLKDFVRYCAQTGLTFAPAVTHHFRVDDGVEALRVADESRCGKVVFDWD
- a CDS encoding alcohol dehydrogenase catalytic domain-containing protein, translated to MKGIVFLGNRQCAVKEVPTPEPGNGEVRIKMKVSGICGSDLHVYRPAEPRDWVQGHESAGVVEKLGPNVTNLKVGDRVTVHHHQGCGQCYYCSLGDFVWCPDDKVVSGAFGEYVVANERNCVVLPDQIDFIDGPFFACVGTTASIFPTNNRRIRSRSCRVEHGAYCKVNGSASYRS